A region from the Ovis aries strain OAR_USU_Benz2616 breed Rambouillet chromosome 22, ARS-UI_Ramb_v3.0, whole genome shotgun sequence genome encodes:
- the LOC101121902 gene encoding microtubule-associated tumor suppressor 1 homolog has product MKMEKLVDDNTALVDKLKQFRQEHGELTARMDKHMATSRQLSTEQAVLQESLEECKGSKSLSLENEELLWKLQNGTLCSPKRSPTSPAIPFQSPWNSGSFPSPSVSHSDDLPGSQRQTDGVSAGLTPPATAHRLP; this is encoded by the coding sequence atgaagatggagaaacttgtGGACGATAACACAGCACTGGTGGACAAACTGAAGCAATTCCGGCAGGAGCATGGAGAATTAACAGCTCGGATGGACAAGCACATGGCAACTTCCAGGCAACTTTCCACGGAGCAGGCGGTCCTGCAGGAGTCGCTGGAGGAGTGCAAGGGCAGCAAGAGCCTCTCCCTGGAGAATGAGGAGCTGCTCTGGAAGCTCCAAAACGGGACCCTGTGCAGCCCCAAGAGGTCCCCCACGTCCCCCGCCATCCCCTTCCAGTCACCTTGGAACTCGGgctccttccccagccccagcGTGTCTCATTCAGATGACCTTCCTGGGAGCCAGAGGCAGACTGACGGAGTCTCTGCAGGACTGACCCCGCCCGCAACTGCACACCGCCTGCCCTAG